The genomic window GCTATAATGTGACAGGCTTCGACTTAAGCCGCAACCTCTTAAAGGCTGCCTTTAAGAAAAGCCTTGAGATGGGGCTTAGTATTAACTTTTTTAATGCGGACGTCAGGCGTCCTGCATTAAAAAAACAGTTCGGACTCATTATTAATCTTTTTACCAGCTTTGGCTACTTTGATTCCGACAGCGAGAATTTTGCACTTTTCCACGACGCCAGTGAACTGCTTTGTGAAAAGGGGTTCTTTGTCTTTGATTATTTTAATATCTCTTTCCTGAAGAATAACCTCGTGCCCGAGACGAGCGACAGCGCAAACGGCAGAACCGTAATACAGAAGCGCTCTATAAGGGATAAAAGGGTAGTTAAGGAAATTAAGCTTATTAACGCTTCGGGAGAAAAAAACTACGTGGAATCTGTGCGCCTTTACAACGATAATGAAATATTCGGCGCCTTAGGCAGGGCGGGCCTGAAGGTCACAAAAGTGTTCGGTGACTATGCAGGGGGTGCATTTTCAAATGAATCTTCGCCAAGGCTTATTATCATAGCCCGCAAATAAAAAACTTATTGCAAATGAAAATTAAATTTTCATGAAAAAATACTTTTTCATACTGCTCCTTCTTACACTCTCTTCCTGTGACGTTTTCCATACGAGAAGCTCAGAACCCCCTATTACGCAAAGGGGGAACTTTCAGCCTGCCACTACCACAGATATCCTTTTACAGAACCTGCAGAACTCATTCAAGGATAAACTGATGGATAACTACTTGGCCTGCTTTTCGGATAAGATTTTTTCTTTTTCTCCTTCTGCCGGCTCGGTCTCCAGGTACTCCATACTGCAGAACTGGACGAGGCAGGACGAAGGGCAATTTTTTAACAACCTCATAAACTCCGTCCCGCAGAATTCGATAATCACATTAAGTTTTTCTAAAACCGAACTGATTCCTCAGGGCGACAGCACATCCTATTCGGCCAAGTACACCATTACTGTGCCGTTTTTGGATGAACAGAAGCCTAAATTATATCAGGGCAACCTGCATTTTACTATGATCAGGGACAGCAAACTCCAGTGGGTCATAAGCTACTGGATGGATATTAAGGATGAACAATATCCCAGCTGGAGCGAACTAAAAGGAAGTCTAAATTAAACGCATTTTAACATATTGCCTCGTTCTTCTGGGGCTGGCCGGATGCGTTAACCCGTTCGCACCGGCTTTGGACGAGAACCTGAATACCGGAAGTTCTCCCGTTGCCGACCAGTCTAAGGTCGAAGGCGTCTTCCAGAATATGCAGTATGCCTATACAATGAGAGACACTACAATCTATGGACAATTGCTTAGTCCCGATTTTACATTTACATACAGGGATTATGACAAGGGCTTTGATGTTACCTGGGGAAGGGACGACGAAATGAGGGCTACATACGGACTGTTTCAGAATTCAAAGCGCCTGGACCTGATCTGGAATAATATACTCCTCATTTCGGGTGATTCGACTAGTATTGTTAGGAGCTTCAATCTTACCATCACTTTTAGCCCTACCGATGTGCAGTCGGCAGACGGAAAAGTCAGCCTCACGCTGAAGAAAAACCCATCTACAAAATTCTGGCAGATCCAGCGCTGGGTGGATGAGTCGAGTTTTTAGAAAAAAAATCGTATTTTTCCGAAAAAAATTAAAAAAAGTTAAGAATTTTTAAAAAAATTTTCCGAAAACCGATGTCGTCACCATATATATATATACAAGAATCTTTCAGATCTTTTGGAAGAGCAAAATTGTCGTTCATAATGTCGCTTTTTATGACGTGTATTTCAGTCTTGCTGGTCCTCAGCTCCCTGATACTCATAAAATTCTCAGGTATGCTTGAAAAAAGGATCAAGGAAAAAGTGGCCATTAACGTCTTCCTTAAGGATGGACTCTCCGAGGAAGACAAATTGCTGCTTAAGGAGAAATTTGAAGGACTTTACTGCGTGAGGTCTTCAAAGTTTATTTCACGGGAGGCTGCAGAAAAAGATTTTCTGAAGGAAACAGGGGAGGATTTTAAGGAAGTACTTGAATATAACCCGCTTCCTGAGAGTTTTGTCCTGAACCTAAAGGATGAATATGTGACTCCTGATTCTCTGGGGAAACTGAGCAGGGCCTTGAGCTCGCTTCCCGGTGTAGACGAGATTGTCTATCAGAGCGGGACAGTGTACCAGGCTTTGAATTCACTGAAGACTCTGAAAAAATACGTTTTTTCTGCCGCCATCGTGCTCGTTTTGATTTCTCTTTACATAGTCTATTCAACAAACAGACTTGTAATAAACGGCAAAAGGCTGCAGCTGGAGACGATGAAACTCGTTGGAGCCAGGCTCTCGCTCATTAGGCTCCCTATAGTCATGAACGGAGTCATAATAGGCCTTGCTGCCTCATGTGTCTCATTTGGGCTGTTCAGAACAGTAAACTGGTGGCTCATTAAATATGCAGGACTGCCGGATTTCGGCTTTGTAGACG from Ignavibacteria bacterium includes these protein-coding regions:
- a CDS encoding class I SAM-dependent methyltransferase, translating into MAEWFKDWFDSSEYLEVYKHRNDEDARRLFKLILNNVSLAPGSDVLDIACGAGRHSVLFASAGYNVTGFDLSRNLLKAAFKKSLEMGLSINFFNADVRRPALKKQFGLIINLFTSFGYFDSDSENFALFHDASELLCEKGFFVFDYFNISFLKNNLVPETSDSANGRTVIQKRSIRDKRVVKEIKLINASGEKNYVESVRLYNDNEIFGALGRAGLKVTKVFGDYAGGAFSNESSPRLIIIARK